A window of Flavobacteriales bacterium contains these coding sequences:
- a CDS encoding DUF2283 domain-containing protein, giving the protein MKLHVDKEADALYLRLDTSTIVESEEVSPGVVLDYNESNDVVGVEILHLSKRSPTLNLSSLEFETA; this is encoded by the coding sequence ATGAAACTGCACGTCGATAAAGAAGCCGATGCGCTCTACCTGCGCCTCGACACCTCTACTATCGTCGAGTCTGAAGAAGTCTCGCCGGGTGTAGTGCTCGATTATAACGAATCGAACGACGTGGTAGGTGTGGAAATACTTCATCTCTCGAAACGCTCCCCCACTCTCAACCTCTCCAGCTTAGAATTTGAGACGGCTTAG
- a CDS encoding AbrB/MazE/SpoVT family DNA-binding domain-containing protein, producing the protein MVVKITSKRQVTFPARVLNALGVGPGDQLELEEGPDGFILRPRRIDLSRLGGLRDKIPPGHPPFDLQAFREQPYDPSLRD; encoded by the coding sequence ATGGTTGTAAAGATCACATCTAAGCGCCAAGTGACTTTCCCGGCGAGGGTGTTAAATGCGCTCGGCGTGGGCCCAGGCGATCAACTCGAACTGGAAGAAGGCCCTGACGGATTCATCCTGCGGCCGCGGCGGATAGATTTGTCTCGGCTCGGGGGGCTTCGCGACAAGATTCCACCCGGACATCCGCCGTTCGACCTGCAAGCCTTCCGGGAGCAACCATATGATCCGTCGCTACGGGATTGA